From the genome of Methanobrevibacter sp. TMH8, one region includes:
- a CDS encoding UbiX family flavin prenyltransferase, with translation MIIVAITGASGVIYSLKLLKALKELKIETGVVVSKPAEIIFDYELGIKLDEIKNLSDYYYEPNDLTSSINSGSFKFESLVIVPCSMKTLSAIANGYGNNAITRVADVALKEKRKTVLVPRETPLRSIHLENMLEIAKEGGVILPAMPAFYHKPENIDDMVNFVVGKILDSLNIENNLFNRWE, from the coding sequence ATGATAATTGTAGCTATTACTGGTGCAAGTGGTGTTATTTATAGTTTAAAGCTACTTAAAGCACTTAAAGAACTGAAAATAGAAACTGGTGTTGTAGTAAGTAAACCTGCAGAAATAATTTTTGATTATGAATTAGGAATAAAATTAGATGAAATTAAGAATTTATCTGATTATTATTATGAACCAAATGACTTAACTTCCTCTATCAATAGTGGATCATTTAAATTCGAATCTCTTGTTATTGTACCTTGTTCTATGAAAACATTATCAGCTATAGCTAATGGATATGGAAATAATGCAATAACAAGAGTAGCCGATGTAGCTTTAAAAGAGAAAAGAAAAACTGTTCTAGTTCCTCGTGAAACTCCCCTTAGATCCATTCATCTTGAAAATATGCTAGAAATAGCTAAAGAAGGAGGAGTTATTTTACCAGCTATGCCTGCTTTTTATCATAAACCAGAAAATATTGATGATATGGTTAACTTTGTAGTTGGAAAAATATTAGATTCATTAAATATAGAAAATAATCTATTTAATCGTTGGGAATAA
- the cbiT gene encoding precorrin-6Y C5,15-methyltransferase (decarboxylating) subunit CbiT translates to MIKDSEFITSNEVPGPTKEEIRCLLLCKSEVSSEDIVVDIGCGTGGIATEFAKRAKKVIAIDKNPKAIKLTLENLQKHDVDKKVELIENDGVLAVKSIENIDIAIIGGSGGDLDQILETVSSKLNQNGRIIINAILADTKVQAVNKLKELGYKPNIIEANISKGKIIERGIMMIAENPIAIIYSKL, encoded by the coding sequence ATGATAAAAGATTCTGAATTTATAACTTCTAATGAAGTTCCAGGTCCTACAAAGGAAGAAATAAGGTGTTTACTACTTTGTAAAAGTGAAGTTTCCTCAGAAGATATTGTGGTTGATATAGGTTGTGGTACTGGTGGAATTGCAACAGAATTTGCAAAAAGGGCTAAGAAAGTAATAGCTATAGATAAAAACCCTAAAGCAATCAAATTAACTTTAGAAAATCTTCAAAAACATGATGTGGATAAAAAAGTAGAATTAATAGAAAATGATGGAGTTTTAGCTGTTAAATCCATTGAAAATATAGACATAGCTATTATTGGTGGAAGTGGTGGAGATTTAGATCAAATTTTAGAAACAGTTTCTTCTAAACTAAACCAAAATGGAAGAATAATTATTAATGCAATTCTAGCTGATACTAAAGTTCAAGCTGTTAATAAACTAAAAGAATTAGGTTATAAACCAAATATCATTGAAGCTAATATTTCAAAAGGAAAAATCATTGAAAGAGGAATTATGATGATAGCTGAAAATCCAATAGCTATCATATACTCAAAGTTATAA